One genomic window of Halogeometricum sp. S3BR5-2 includes the following:
- a CDS encoding 50S ribosomal protein L32e: MADEEIQELEDISGVGPSKADALREAGYESVEDVKAASQSELAEVDGVGNALAARIKADVGGLEVSEDTEAEVEEETEEPEADEESDVETELQPRGHADKTPDLDSDTAAALAQKHREGKPAFRRQDYHKKKRTPESWRKPRGNLSKQRRGIKGKGPKVESGYRSPKAARGLHPSGFEEVHVHNVNDLEGVDGDTEAVRIASSVGARKRERIEEEAEDRQIRVLNPTYVEVEVEGDE; this comes from the coding sequence ATGGCTGACGAAGAGATCCAAGAACTCGAAGACATCAGCGGCGTCGGTCCCTCGAAGGCCGATGCGCTCCGCGAGGCCGGCTACGAGTCGGTCGAGGACGTGAAGGCCGCGAGCCAGTCCGAACTGGCCGAGGTCGACGGCGTCGGGAACGCGCTCGCCGCGCGTATCAAAGCCGACGTCGGCGGCCTCGAAGTCTCCGAAGACACCGAAGCGGAAGTCGAAGAGGAGACCGAAGAGCCGGAAGCCGACGAGGAGTCGGACGTGGAGACGGAACTCCAACCCCGCGGGCACGCGGACAAGACGCCCGACCTCGATTCGGACACGGCGGCGGCGCTCGCACAGAAGCACCGCGAGGGCAAGCCCGCCTTCCGGCGACAGGACTACCACAAGAAGAAGCGGACGCCCGAATCGTGGCGCAAGCCCCGCGGCAACCTCTCGAAGCAGCGCCGCGGAATCAAGGGCAAGGGGCCGAAAGTCGAGTCGGGCTACCGCTCGCCGAAGGCCGCCCGCGGCCTCCACCCGTCCGGCTTCGAGGAGGTTCACGTCCACAACGTGAACGACCTCGAGGGCGTCGACGGCGACACCGAGGCCGTCCGAATCGCCTCCTCCGTCGGCGCGCGCAAGCGCGAGCGCATCGAGGAGGAAGCCGAGGACCGACAGATTCGCGTCCTCAACCCCACCTACGTCGAAGTCGAAGTGGAGGGAGACGAATGA
- a CDS encoding 50S ribosomal protein L19e has protein sequence MTDLKAQRRMASDVLDVGKGRIWFDPEEQAEIAEAITREDIRELADEGTIRIKDAKSNSKGRARERAEKRSYGHRKGPGSRKGKSGGRKSSKDEWVSRIRAQRRRLKELRDDGPLTPTQYRELYNKASGGEFDSVDRLEAYARNNYNVEIE, from the coding sequence ATGACCGATCTGAAAGCCCAGCGACGCATGGCCTCCGACGTCCTCGACGTCGGAAAGGGCCGCATCTGGTTCGACCCGGAGGAACAGGCCGAAATCGCGGAAGCAATCACCCGAGAGGACATCCGCGAACTCGCCGACGAGGGAACGATTCGCATCAAAGACGCGAAGAGCAACTCGAAGGGGCGCGCACGCGAGCGCGCCGAGAAGCGTTCCTACGGTCACCGGAAGGGCCCCGGCTCCCGCAAGGGGAAGTCCGGCGGTCGGAAGAGCTCGAAGGACGAATGGGTCAGCCGAATCCGCGCGCAGCGTCGTCGCCTGAAGGAGCTTCGCGACGACGGGCCGCTGACGCCGACGCAGTACCGCGAACTGTACAACAAGGCGTCCGGCGGCGAGTTCGACAGCGTGGACCGGCTCGAAGCGTACGCGCGGAACAACTACAACGTGGAGATAGAATAA
- a CDS encoding 50S ribosomal protein L18 — MATGPRYKVPMRRRREVRTDYHQRLRLLKSGKPRLVARVSNKHVRAQLVTPGPSGDETHAAASSEELAEYGWEAPTGNLPSAYLTGFLAGTRALEAGLEEAVLDIGLNTATPGNKVFAVQEGAIDAGLEIPHNESVLADWSRNRGEHIAEYAEQLDEPLYGGDFDATNLPEHFDDVLERLQEDA, encoded by the coding sequence ATGGCGACAGGACCACGCTACAAGGTGCCGATGCGACGTCGCCGCGAAGTCCGGACGGATTACCACCAGAGGTTGCGCCTGCTGAAATCGGGCAAACCCCGCCTCGTTGCTCGCGTGAGCAACAAGCACGTCAGGGCGCAGCTGGTTACCCCCGGACCGAGCGGAGACGAGACCCACGCGGCCGCCTCCTCGGAGGAACTCGCGGAGTACGGCTGGGAAGCCCCCACGGGCAACCTCCCCAGCGCGTACCTCACGGGTTTCCTCGCGGGGACGCGGGCGCTGGAGGCCGGCCTCGAAGAGGCCGTCCTCGATATCGGCCTGAACACGGCGACGCCCGGCAACAAGGTGTTCGCGGTTCAGGAAGGAGCGATTGACGCTGGCCTCGAAATCCCGCACAACGAGTCGGTACTCGCGGACTGGTCGCGTAACCGCGGCGAGCACATCGCCGAGTACGCCGAGCAGCTCGACGAGCCGCTGTACGGCGGCGATTTCGACGCCACGAACCTACCCGAGCACTTCGACGACGTGCTCGAACGACTTCAGGAGGACGCATGA
- a CDS encoding 50S ribosomal protein L30 produces MQAIVQLRGDVNMSEATHDTLKMLNIHSVNHCTFVPETDTYRGMITKVNDYVAHGEPSADVVETLLRTRAEPEEGSATVDDDWIAEHTDYDDVSALAEAVVGEETTLREQGLSPVLRLHPPRGGHKGQKHVTKEGGQLGKHETEQIDELLEDMR; encoded by the coding sequence ATGCAAGCCATCGTTCAGCTTCGCGGCGACGTGAACATGAGCGAAGCGACCCACGACACGCTGAAGATGCTCAACATCCACAGCGTGAACCACTGCACGTTCGTCCCCGAGACGGACACCTACCGCGGGATGATCACGAAGGTCAACGACTACGTCGCGCACGGCGAACCGAGCGCCGACGTGGTCGAGACGCTCCTGCGGACGCGCGCCGAACCCGAGGAGGGTTCCGCGACGGTCGACGACGACTGGATCGCAGAGCACACCGACTACGACGACGTCTCCGCGCTCGCGGAGGCCGTCGTCGGCGAGGAGACGACGCTGCGCGAGCAGGGTCTCTCCCCCGTGCTTCGCCTGCACCCGCCGCGCGGCGGTCACAAGGGCCAAAAGCACGTCACCAAAGAGGGCGGTCAGCTCGGAAAGCACGAGACCGAGCAGATCGACGAACTCCTGGAGGACATGCGATGA
- a CDS encoding uL15m family ribosomal protein produces MTSKKRRQRGSRTHGGGTHKNRRGAGHRGGRGRAGRDKHEFHNYEPLGKHGFDRPEKAKDTVVEVRVQELDEDAALLAADDVAEKDGDAYHLDARDVAEDGYEADVVKVLGGGQVRQELHVVADAFTAGAVELIEEAGGSAELSERGEEAQSEEDNSDDEESSEE; encoded by the coding sequence ATGACCTCGAAGAAACGACGACAGCGCGGCTCTCGCACGCACGGCGGCGGCACGCACAAGAACCGGCGCGGCGCCGGTCACCGCGGCGGCCGCGGCCGCGCGGGACGGGACAAACACGAGTTCCACAACTACGAACCGCTCGGCAAACACGGCTTCGACCGCCCCGAGAAGGCGAAAGACACCGTCGTCGAGGTCCGCGTCCAGGAACTCGACGAGGACGCGGCGCTGCTCGCGGCCGACGACGTGGCCGAGAAGGACGGCGACGCCTACCACCTCGACGCCCGCGACGTGGCCGAGGACGGCTACGAGGCGGACGTCGTGAAAGTGCTCGGCGGCGGGCAGGTCCGACAGGAACTGCACGTCGTCGCCGACGCGTTCACCGCTGGCGCGGTCGAACTCATCGAAGAAGCCGGCGGCAGCGCCGAACTCTCCGAGCGCGGAGAGGAGGCGCAATCCGAAGAAGATAACTCGGACGACGAGGAAAGCTCCGAAGAGTAA
- a CDS encoding 30S ribosomal protein S5: protein MSQRNSNGWEPRTRLGRMVQDGDVTSMKQALETGLPLKEPEIVDQLLPGLEDEVLDINMVQRMTDSGRRVKFRCVVAIGNRDGFLGYAEARDDQVGSAIQKAIDVAKLNIIEVDRGSGSWEDSAGGVNSLTRKAEGKAGSVTVEIMPAPQGLGLAAAETVRNILELAGVQDAWTRSNGNTRTTVNLAKATYNALKNASQSRTPRRAREKQQEASD, encoded by the coding sequence ATGAGCCAACGCAACAGCAACGGCTGGGAGCCGCGAACGCGGCTCGGCCGCATGGTACAGGACGGCGACGTCACCTCGATGAAACAGGCGCTGGAGACGGGGCTTCCGCTCAAGGAGCCCGAAATCGTCGACCAGCTCCTGCCCGGACTCGAAGACGAGGTGCTCGACATCAACATGGTTCAGCGCATGACCGACTCCGGTCGGCGCGTGAAGTTCCGTTGTGTCGTCGCCATCGGGAACCGCGACGGGTTCCTCGGCTACGCCGAGGCCCGAGACGACCAGGTCGGTTCGGCCATCCAGAAGGCCATCGACGTGGCGAAACTGAACATCATCGAGGTCGACCGCGGCTCCGGTTCGTGGGAGGACTCCGCCGGCGGCGTGAACTCTCTCACCCGGAAGGCCGAGGGGAAGGCCGGCTCCGTGACGGTCGAAATCATGCCCGCCCCGCAGGGGCTGGGCCTCGCGGCCGCCGAGACGGTCCGGAACATCCTCGAACTGGCCGGCGTGCAGGACGCGTGGACCCGCTCGAACGGGAACACGCGCACGACGGTCAACCTCGCGAAGGCGACGTACAACGCGCTGAAGAACGCCTCGCAGTCGCGCACCCCGCGGCGCGCCCGCGAGAAGCAGCAGGAGGCGAGCGACTGA